One Deinococcus reticulitermitis genomic region harbors:
- the mutS gene encoding DNA mismatch repair protein MutS, producing MPSAQSVLKGTGAGALPPMLEQYVAMRDEVAAHLPHAILLFQVGDFYETFGEDAERAARLLGIALTHKSSRDFSTPMAGVPVRALDHNVEKLLAAGVCVAVADQIEEPGSGLVERKVTQLLTPGTVTEERMLSADENYLAAVATGEGYALALLDVSTGEFRTAAFHTRLALYDELSRCRAREVLLAPELSQNPALLADFQTRFPVMLSPANFSEEAAHAELLFALGEVPGTLDSAALRRACGAVLGYARLTQQGRLDMVRRVVRFEPGAHMRLPDAAVRALELFHAQSPQGVTLMDILVQTRTAGGRRRLRAWLRAPLLDELSIRARLDAVEALTRAPDLRGGVRSLLYRAHDLERLAARVSTRRAAPREVASLARTLDLLPEALRLLAGQDGLLGGVRARLGALPDVVTRIRAALVDEPPLRLGDGGLIREGFHAELDGLRAEALGHRAWLAELELGERERTGIGSLKVGFNNVFGYYLEVTSAHLAKVPADYRQIATLKDRARFTRPDLREREREIARLEAAASRLEVEVFTELRDSLAAHAEALSEAAGALSDLDVLAALAEIAVDCGWTRPQTTGGDTRLRQARHPVVERATGGKFVPNDAELGRTRHTLLLTGPNMAGKSTYLRTVALCALLHQIGSFVPADHAELPVYDAVHTRIGASDDLAGGRSTFMVEMSELAAILHGVTARSLVILDEVGRGTSTLDGLAIAQAALEHLHAAGAHTLFATHYFELTRLELDHPGLVNLHVAAEETELSDGGTGGLTFYHQVIPGAARQSYGVEVAKLAGLPGPVTARAGRLLTALNAQGDEGKLRRDLAALDLGRLTPMQALELLHGWQRALLGEEREAEPSR from the coding sequence ATGCCCAGCGCGCAGAGCGTACTCAAAGGAACCGGCGCCGGGGCGCTGCCGCCCATGCTGGAGCAGTACGTCGCCATGCGCGACGAGGTGGCCGCGCACCTGCCACACGCGATTTTGCTGTTTCAGGTGGGCGACTTCTACGAGACCTTCGGGGAGGACGCCGAGCGCGCCGCGCGGCTGCTCGGCATCGCGCTGACCCACAAGAGTTCGCGCGACTTCTCGACCCCGATGGCGGGGGTGCCGGTGCGGGCGCTCGACCACAACGTCGAGAAACTGCTCGCGGCGGGGGTATGCGTCGCCGTCGCCGACCAGATCGAGGAACCCGGCTCGGGCCTCGTCGAGCGCAAGGTGACGCAGCTGCTCACCCCCGGCACCGTCACCGAGGAGCGGATGCTGAGCGCCGACGAGAACTACCTCGCGGCGGTGGCGACCGGGGAGGGCTACGCCTTGGCGCTGCTCGACGTGTCGACCGGCGAGTTCCGCACGGCGGCCTTTCATACCCGCCTCGCGCTCTACGACGAACTCTCGCGCTGCCGCGCCCGCGAAGTGCTGCTCGCGCCGGAACTCAGCCAGAACCCGGCGCTCCTCGCCGACTTCCAGACCCGCTTTCCCGTGATGCTCTCGCCGGCCAATTTCAGCGAAGAAGCCGCGCACGCCGAACTGCTCTTCGCGCTCGGGGAGGTGCCCGGCACGCTCGACTCGGCGGCGCTGCGCCGGGCCTGCGGGGCGGTGCTCGGCTACGCGCGGCTCACGCAGCAGGGCCGGCTCGACATGGTGCGCCGGGTGGTGCGCTTCGAGCCCGGCGCCCACATGCGCCTCCCGGACGCGGCGGTGCGCGCGCTGGAACTCTTCCACGCCCAGTCGCCGCAGGGCGTCACCCTGATGGACATCCTCGTCCAGACGCGCACGGCGGGCGGGCGGCGGCGGCTGCGGGCCTGGCTGCGCGCGCCCCTCCTCGACGAGCTGAGCATCCGGGCGCGGCTCGATGCCGTCGAGGCCCTGACCCGCGCTCCCGACCTGCGCGGCGGGGTGCGGTCACTGCTCTACCGGGCGCACGACCTCGAGCGCCTCGCCGCCCGCGTCTCGACCCGCCGCGCGGCCCCGCGTGAGGTGGCGTCGCTCGCGCGCACGCTCGACCTCTTGCCCGAGGCGCTGCGGCTGCTCGCCGGGCAGGACGGGCTGCTCGGCGGAGTGCGCGCCCGGCTCGGTGCCCTGCCCGACGTGGTGACCCGCATCCGCGCCGCGCTCGTCGACGAGCCTCCCCTACGTCTCGGAGACGGCGGCCTGATCCGCGAGGGCTTCCACGCCGAACTCGACGGCCTGCGCGCGGAAGCGCTCGGGCACCGCGCCTGGCTCGCGGAGCTCGAACTGGGCGAGCGGGAGCGCACCGGCATCGGCAGCCTCAAGGTGGGCTTCAACAACGTCTTCGGCTATTACCTGGAGGTCACGTCCGCGCACCTTGCCAAAGTCCCCGCCGACTACCGCCAGATCGCCACCCTGAAAGACCGTGCCCGCTTCACCCGCCCGGACCTGCGCGAGCGCGAGCGCGAGATCGCCCGGCTAGAGGCGGCGGCCTCGCGGCTCGAAGTCGAGGTGTTCACCGAGCTGCGCGACTCGCTCGCCGCGCACGCCGAGGCGCTCTCGGAAGCGGCGGGGGCGCTTTCCGACCTCGACGTGCTCGCGGCCCTCGCCGAGATCGCCGTGGACTGCGGCTGGACCCGGCCCCAGACGACGGGCGGCGACACCCGGCTGCGGCAGGCCCGGCATCCCGTCGTCGAGCGGGCGACCGGCGGCAAATTCGTGCCCAACGACGCCGAACTCGGGCGCACCCGGCACACGCTGCTCCTGACCGGCCCGAACATGGCGGGCAAGAGCACCTACCTGCGCACGGTGGCGCTGTGCGCGCTGCTGCACCAGATCGGCTCCTTCGTGCCTGCCGACCACGCCGAACTGCCGGTCTACGACGCGGTGCATACCCGCATCGGCGCGTCGGACGACCTCGCGGGGGGCAGAAGCACCTTCATGGTGGAGATGTCGGAACTCGCCGCGATTCTGCACGGCGTCACCGCGCGCAGCTTGGTCATCCTCGACGAGGTGGGGCGCGGCACCTCGACCCTGGACGGCCTCGCCATCGCGCAGGCGGCGCTGGAGCACCTGCACGCGGCGGGAGCGCACACCCTCTTTGCCACCCACTATTTCGAGCTGACCCGCCTCGAACTCGACCACCCCGGCCTCGTCAACCTGCACGTCGCCGCCGAGGAGACCGAGTTGTCGGACGGCGGGACGGGCGGCCTCACCTTCTACCACCAGGTCATTCCCGGCGCTGCCCGCCAGAGCTACGGGGTGGAAGTCGCCAAGCTCGCGGGGCTGCCTGGCCCGGTGACCGCCCGTGCGGGGCGGCTGCTCACGGCGCTCAACGCCCAGGGCGACGAGGGCAAGCTGCGGCGCGACCTCGCCGCGCTCGACCTCGGGCGCCTGACGCCCATGCAGGCGCTCGAGTTGCTGCACGGCTGGCAGCGGGCGCTGCTGGGCGAGGAACGCGAAGCCGAGCCGTCGCGGTAG
- a CDS encoding branched-chain amino acid ABC transporter substrate-binding protein, whose product MNRTHLSLAVLAALALGSAQAQTTVKIATISPLSGSNSNLGLQIKNGAQLAVNEMKAEFAKAGMNLSLVAYDDQADPATGTAAARRVAADRTILGVVGTLNSGVAIPASAALAPSKVVMVSPANTNEKVTDRGLANMNRICARDDAQGPAGADFLVQTIKAKRVYVLNDKTPYGQGLAEQAEKQLKAKGVTVVQSEGVAAEERDFTAIITKIQTLKPDAIYFGALYGQVGPFAQQLRAKGIQTPIIGGDGYDSEDLIKLAGAAGANNVYFTTVAPPLDAVPAAKAAAASFKKTFGSDMQGFGVMGYDSAKIVLQGILNAAKQNGNKAPTRAQVEKAVRGGTFNKLLTGDVTFDKNGDRKSAKMYVIAVKNSKRSTAGTVNVLRK is encoded by the coding sequence ATGAACAGGACTCACTTATCGCTCGCTGTCCTTGCCGCGCTCGCGCTCGGCAGCGCTCAGGCCCAGACCACGGTCAAGATCGCGACCATCAGCCCACTGTCGGGCAGCAACTCTAACCTCGGCCTCCAGATCAAGAACGGCGCGCAGCTCGCCGTCAACGAGATGAAGGCCGAATTCGCCAAGGCCGGCATGAACCTCTCGCTCGTCGCCTATGACGACCAGGCCGACCCCGCGACCGGCACCGCCGCCGCCCGGCGCGTGGCCGCCGACCGCACCATCCTCGGTGTGGTGGGCACGCTGAACTCGGGCGTGGCGATTCCCGCCTCGGCCGCGCTCGCCCCCAGCAAGGTCGTGATGGTGAGCCCGGCCAACACCAACGAGAAGGTGACCGACCGCGGCCTGGCGAATATGAACCGCATCTGCGCGCGCGACGACGCGCAGGGGCCAGCGGGCGCGGACTTCCTCGTGCAGACCATCAAAGCCAAGCGCGTGTACGTCCTCAACGACAAGACCCCCTACGGCCAGGGCCTCGCTGAGCAAGCGGAAAAGCAGCTCAAGGCCAAGGGCGTGACCGTGGTCCAGAGTGAAGGCGTCGCCGCCGAGGAGCGCGACTTCACGGCGATCATCACCAAGATCCAGACGCTCAAGCCCGACGCGATTTACTTCGGCGCGCTCTACGGCCAGGTCGGTCCTTTCGCGCAGCAGCTGCGTGCCAAAGGCATCCAGACCCCGATCATCGGCGGCGACGGCTACGATTCCGAAGACCTGATCAAGCTCGCGGGCGCCGCCGGGGCGAACAACGTCTACTTCACGACCGTCGCGCCGCCTCTCGACGCGGTGCCGGCAGCGAAGGCCGCCGCCGCGAGCTTCAAGAAGACCTTCGGCAGCGACATGCAGGGCTTCGGCGTGATGGGCTACGACTCGGCCAAGATCGTCTTGCAGGGCATCCTGAACGCGGCCAAGCAGAATGGCAACAAGGCCCCGACCCGCGCGCAGGTGGAAAAGGCCGTGCGCGGCGGCACCTTTAACAAACTGCTCACCGGCGACGTCACCTTCGACAAGAACGGCGACCGCAAGTCGGCCAAGATGTACGTGATCGCCGTGAAAAACAGCAAGCGCTCGACCGCCGGCACGGTCAACGTCCTGCGCAAGTAA
- a CDS encoding branched-chain amino acid ABC transporter permease, translating to MDLQTVLTILLQVLVGGLSLGVLYAIIALGYTMVYGVLQLINFAHSEVFVAGGIVAYFVFDALKDQSLNGYLKLLLAGLAAMAVSGALNVLIERLAYRPIRGAQRLVPLITAIGVSLILQDTLRLLVGLRGLFDLSVTLPQGFANPVNSLLGLNISLLNLQVKDFILILVAVAMLIGLNLLVNHTRLGRAIRAVAHDRQTAGLMGINSNGIISLTFLIGGALGGLGGVMFAMKYQALNPYSGTVLGIKAFTAAVLGGIGNIPGAVFGGLVLGWLETFLGVVSLFSAIPGLGWLSAIKAEYKDLGAFLALILILFLKPEGLFGRATTEKV from the coding sequence ATGGACCTACAAACTGTTTTGACCATTTTGCTGCAAGTCCTGGTCGGCGGCCTCAGCCTGGGGGTGCTGTACGCGATCATCGCGCTCGGTTACACGATGGTGTACGGCGTCTTGCAGCTGATCAACTTTGCCCATTCGGAAGTCTTCGTGGCGGGCGGCATCGTCGCCTATTTCGTGTTCGACGCCCTGAAGGACCAGAGCCTGAACGGTTACCTCAAGCTGCTGCTTGCTGGCCTCGCAGCGATGGCGGTCTCAGGCGCCCTCAACGTGTTGATCGAGCGCCTCGCCTACCGCCCGATTCGCGGCGCGCAGCGGCTCGTGCCGCTGATCACGGCCATCGGGGTGTCGCTTATTTTGCAAGACACCCTGAGACTGCTTGTCGGCCTGCGTGGCCTCTTTGACCTCAGCGTAACGCTGCCGCAGGGCTTCGCCAACCCGGTGAACTCGCTGCTCGGGCTCAACATCAGCCTGCTCAATTTGCAGGTCAAGGACTTCATTCTGATCCTAGTCGCCGTCGCGATGCTGATCGGGCTCAACCTGCTCGTCAACCACACCCGGCTGGGGCGCGCGATTCGCGCGGTGGCGCACGACCGCCAGACGGCGGGGCTGATGGGCATCAACTCCAACGGCATCATCAGCTTGACCTTCCTGATCGGGGGCGCCCTCGGGGGCCTCGGCGGCGTGATGTTCGCGATGAAGTACCAGGCGCTCAACCCCTACTCGGGCACGGTCCTCGGCATCAAGGCGTTCACGGCGGCGGTGCTCGGGGGCATCGGCAATATTCCGGGGGCGGTGTTCGGGGGGCTGGTGCTTGGCTGGCTGGAAACGTTCCTGGGCGTCGTGAGCCTGTTCAGCGCCATTCCCGGCCTCGGCTGGCTCTCGGCAATCAAGGCGGAATACAAGGACCTCGGGGCCTTTCTCGCGCTGATTCTGATTCTGTTTCTCAAGCCGGAGGGCCTGTTCGGTCGGGCCACCACGGAGAAGGTGTAA
- a CDS encoding ABC transporter permease subunit, which yields MTTLPMSPAPLRPRDLRPDRTWALVGYSALTAALLIFLRDVIADGPLRLLQPVLFGAFLLSLLFAYQWRAAAWAKTLVYALGIVFVLPFMGRANTSYFDLVIQMMIFAALALGLNIVVGLAGLLDLGYIAFFAVGAYLWGVFGSPQYGDITGNAAFAAGVNPALFWLFIPLAVAAAAFVGILIGLPVLKLKGDYLAIVTLGLGEVIRIFANNLEVTNGPQGIDGIESAPVPWLNTLAGNLGFAEDQYRLFFLYILVLFVIGIVILVNYRLDRSKLGRSWIAIREDEVAAQAMGVPLLRTKLLAFASGASFAGAMGVIFAAKQAFIDPKSFDYFQSIGVLSMVILGGMGNIPGVMLGAVVVTMLNLMVLPTLSEVLQGSFPNINQNLDPSKYQRLIFGLVLVFMMLYRPEGLLPSERRKAEMHEHEHGGPAPDSLSADNRLQEGDGTAYSPGLSTIKENERTGSER from the coding sequence ATGACGACCCTTCCGATGTCTCCCGCGCCGCTGCGTCCGCGCGACCTGCGGCCCGACCGGACCTGGGCCCTGGTGGGCTACTCGGCGCTCACGGCGGCCCTCCTGATTTTCCTGCGCGACGTGATCGCCGACGGTCCGCTGCGGCTGCTACAACCGGTGCTGTTCGGCGCTTTCCTCCTCTCGCTGCTCTTCGCCTACCAGTGGCGGGCCGCCGCCTGGGCCAAGACGCTGGTGTACGCGCTGGGCATCGTGTTCGTGCTGCCGTTCATGGGACGCGCCAACACCTCTTATTTCGACCTCGTCATTCAGATGATGATCTTCGCCGCGCTCGCTCTCGGCCTGAACATCGTGGTGGGCCTCGCGGGCCTGCTCGACCTCGGGTATATCGCGTTTTTCGCGGTGGGCGCGTACCTGTGGGGGGTGTTCGGTTCGCCGCAGTACGGCGACATCACCGGCAACGCGGCCTTCGCGGCGGGGGTCAATCCAGCGCTCTTCTGGCTGTTCATTCCTCTGGCTGTCGCGGCGGCAGCGTTCGTGGGGATCTTGATCGGCCTGCCGGTGCTCAAGCTCAAGGGCGATTACCTCGCCATCGTGACGCTGGGCCTCGGTGAAGTGATCCGGATCTTCGCCAACAACCTCGAAGTCACCAACGGGCCGCAGGGCATCGACGGCATCGAGAGCGCGCCGGTCCCGTGGCTCAACACCCTCGCGGGAAATCTTGGCTTTGCCGAGGACCAGTACCGGCTGTTTTTCCTCTACATCCTGGTGCTGTTCGTGATCGGCATCGTGATTCTGGTCAATTACCGCCTCGACCGCTCCAAGCTCGGTCGCTCGTGGATCGCCATCCGTGAGGACGAGGTGGCGGCGCAGGCGATGGGCGTGCCGCTGCTGCGGACCAAGCTGCTCGCCTTTGCCTCGGGCGCCTCGTTCGCCGGCGCGATGGGCGTGATCTTCGCAGCCAAGCAGGCCTTTATCGACCCCAAGAGCTTCGACTACTTCCAGTCGATCGGGGTGCTGAGCATGGTGATTCTGGGTGGCATGGGCAACATCCCCGGCGTGATGCTCGGCGCGGTGGTCGTGACCATGCTCAACCTGATGGTGCTGCCGACGCTCTCGGAAGTGCTGCAAGGCTCTTTTCCCAACATCAACCAGAACCTCGACCCCAGCAAGTACCAGCGCCTGATTTTCGGCCTCGTCCTCGTGTTCATGATGCTCTACCGCCCCGAGGGGCTCTTGCCGAGCGAGCGGCGCAAGGCCGAGATGCACGAGCATGAGCACGGCGGGCCGGCCCCTGACAGCCTGAGCGCCGACAACCGCCTGCAAGAAGGCGACGGCACAGCCTACTCGCCGGGACTGAGCACCATCAAGGAGAATGAGCGCACCGGGAGCGAACGATGA
- a CDS encoding ABC transporter ATP-binding protein — translation MSLLDVQRLTKTFGGLTAVNDVTFQVPERGIISVIGPNGAGKTTFFNLITGIYAPDAGSITLAGQNLVGLRPDQVVAAGISRTFQNIRLFPSMTAEENIMLGRGVRLKGGFWDAVLRTGKFRRDEEEANNTARLMLDFVGLSKWRGELSTNLPYGDQRRLEIARALATTPKLILLDEPAAGMNPRETEDLKALIRAIRDELGVTVVLIEHDMRLVMTLSENITVLNYGSKLSEGLPHQVRNDPAVMEAYLGRGAAAGEHGKEARL, via the coding sequence ATGAGCCTGCTTGATGTTCAACGCCTCACCAAGACCTTCGGCGGCCTCACGGCGGTCAACGACGTGACCTTTCAGGTGCCCGAGCGCGGCATCATCAGCGTGATCGGCCCCAACGGCGCCGGCAAGACCACCTTCTTCAACCTGATCACCGGCATTTACGCACCCGACGCCGGCTCGATCACCCTCGCGGGCCAGAACCTCGTGGGCCTGCGCCCCGATCAGGTGGTGGCGGCCGGCATCAGCCGCACCTTTCAGAACATCCGGCTCTTTCCCTCCATGACCGCCGAGGAAAACATCATGCTCGGGCGTGGGGTACGTCTGAAGGGCGGCTTCTGGGACGCGGTGCTAAGGACCGGCAAGTTCCGGCGCGACGAGGAGGAAGCGAACAACACGGCGCGGCTGATGCTCGATTTTGTCGGCCTGAGCAAGTGGCGCGGCGAACTCTCGACCAACCTTCCCTACGGCGACCAGCGCCGGCTGGAGATCGCGCGCGCGCTCGCGACCACGCCCAAGCTGATTCTCCTCGACGAGCCCGCCGCCGGCATGAACCCGCGCGAGACCGAGGACCTCAAGGCCCTGATTCGCGCGATCCGAGATGAACTCGGGGTGACGGTGGTCTTGATCGAGCATGACATGCGGCTCGTGATGACCCTGAGTGAGAACATCACGGTTCTGAACTACGGCTCCAAGCTCAGCGAGGGGCTGCCGCATCAGGTCCGCAACGACCCCGCCGTGATGGAGGCCTACCTCGGGCGCGGCGCGGCGGCGGGCGAACACGGCAAGGAGGCCCGGCTGTGA
- a CDS encoding ABC transporter ATP-binding protein — MTASQSAPAPRSQTGTPLLELQNVHTYYGQIEALKGLDMTVHEGEIVALIGGNGAGKTTTLRTISGMMKPKVGSVTYQGQNVTGVPSHTIMQRGIAHVPEGRRIFPQLTVRENLEVGAFTVTDRRLIQERVNEGFALFPRLKERETQLGGTMSGGEQQMLAIARALMVAPKLLLLDEPSMGLSPLFVEAIFDIVEKLNKERGTTILLVEQNASMALAIAHRAYVLQTGEIKLSGAAQDIARDESVRKAYLGED, encoded by the coding sequence GTGACCGCTTCCCAGAGTGCTCCGGCCCCCCGGTCCCAGACCGGTACGCCGCTGCTCGAACTCCAGAACGTCCATACCTACTACGGCCAGATCGAGGCGCTCAAGGGCCTGGACATGACCGTGCACGAGGGCGAGATCGTGGCCCTGATCGGGGGCAACGGTGCGGGCAAGACGACCACGCTGCGGACCATCTCGGGGATGATGAAGCCTAAAGTGGGCTCGGTGACGTATCAGGGCCAGAACGTGACCGGCGTGCCTTCGCACACGATCATGCAGCGCGGCATAGCGCACGTGCCCGAGGGCCGGCGCATCTTCCCGCAGCTCACCGTGCGCGAGAACCTGGAGGTCGGCGCCTTCACCGTCACCGACCGCCGGCTGATTCAGGAGCGCGTCAACGAGGGATTCGCCCTCTTCCCGCGCCTCAAGGAGCGCGAGACGCAGCTCGGCGGCACGATGTCGGGCGGCGAGCAGCAGATGCTCGCGATCGCCCGCGCGCTGATGGTCGCGCCGAAGCTGCTGCTGCTCGACGAGCCGAGCATGGGCCTCTCGCCGCTGTTCGTCGAGGCGATCTTCGACATCGTCGAGAAGCTGAACAAGGAGCGCGGCACCACCATTCTCCTCGTCGAACAGAACGCGAGCATGGCGCTCGCCATCGCGCACCGCGCCTACGTGCTGCAAACCGGCGAGATCAAGCTCAGCGGCGCCGCGCAGGACATCGCGCGCGACGAGAGCGTGCGGAAGGCGTACCTCGGCGAGGATTGA
- a CDS encoding TPR end-of-group domain-containing protein, translating to MTFSAWRDQIFQRAEAGEPRQALALLASPPPGLSPVQRGAASFWAACLHAGLGEVEEALRALEGVEARGDWLAPARLRHDADLDALRNEERFVRLLARWEARRVEEQARTRPQLRVFGAPARPALIALHENLSSADATQTLHSDLLAQGERVALAQSGQLGGLGSYVWNDAAQADREARAWAAELGGRPLWAGFSAGAQVATRVVLTGQVPARGLLLVIPSLSAEPGWWPPALPALPVALLLGEHDPLRSAALDFAARLREAGVPTRVWTFPGGHAVPPGWPSLRDEARRWLEGYEQG from the coding sequence ATGACCTTCAGCGCCTGGCGTGACCAGATTTTCCAGCGGGCCGAAGCGGGAGAGCCCCGGCAGGCGCTGGCCCTGCTCGCCTCGCCGCCTCCCGGCCTGAGCCCGGTGCAGCGCGGGGCCGCCAGTTTCTGGGCCGCCTGCCTGCACGCGGGGCTCGGGGAAGTGGAGGAGGCGCTCAGAGCCCTCGAAGGGGTGGAGGCACGCGGCGACTGGCTGGCCCCGGCGCGGCTGCGGCACGACGCCGACCTCGACGCGCTCCGGAACGAGGAACGCTTCGTGCGCCTGCTCGCGCGCTGGGAGGCGCGGCGGGTAGAGGAGCAGGCGCGCACCCGCCCGCAACTGCGCGTCTTCGGCGCTCCTGCGCGCCCCGCCCTGATCGCGCTGCACGAAAACCTGAGTTCGGCAGACGCGACGCAGACGCTGCATTCCGATCTGCTGGCGCAGGGAGAGCGGGTGGCCCTTGCCCAGAGTGGGCAGCTTGGGGGACTGGGGAGCTATGTCTGGAATGATGCGGCGCAGGCGGACCGCGAGGCGCGGGCCTGGGCCGCCGAGCTGGGAGGCAGGCCGCTGTGGGCGGGCTTCTCTGCTGGCGCTCAGGTGGCCACCCGAGTGGTCCTGACCGGCCAGGTGCCGGCGCGCGGGCTGCTGCTCGTGATTCCGAGCCTGAGCGCCGAGCCAGGGTGGTGGCCGCCCGCGTTGCCGGCGCTGCCAGTGGCATTGCTGCTCGGCGAACACGACCCGCTGCGCTCCGCTGCCCTCGATTTCGCGGCGCGGCTGCGGGAGGCCGGCGTCCCCACACGCGTCTGGACCTTCCCGGGCGGTCACGCGGTGCCGCCGGGCTGGCCCTCCCTGCGGGACGAGGCGCGGCGCTGGCTTGAAGGGTACGAACAAGGCTGA
- a CDS encoding alpha-hydroxy acid oxidase has protein sequence MTPDLPELLNLREIEAAACEVLPPAAFAYYRGGANDEHTLRANREGYAALKLRPRMLVDVSQIDTSTTVLGVPLAFPVGVAPCALHGLVHPDAEVATARAAASVGSLMTLSTMSHRTIEEVFGAAPERCWFQLYLYKDREVSRALIARAEAAGARALVLTVDAPHLGRREAIIRTPVHIEPGTVLPNIGPRTPGREHLDDLAYFDTLLDPSLSWRDLAWLREQTRLPVILKGLLTAEDAALAAEHGCHVWASNHGGRQLDTAVTALEALPEMVEAVAGRAEVYLDGGISRGTDVIKCLALGARAVFVARPVLYGLALAGEAGVRRTLELLRDEVRLGMALCGKTRVGELGPELIRRSQ, from the coding sequence ATGACCCCCGACCTGCCTGAGCTGCTCAATCTGCGGGAGATCGAAGCCGCCGCCTGCGAGGTCCTACCCCCCGCCGCCTTCGCGTACTACCGGGGCGGCGCCAACGACGAGCACACCCTGCGCGCCAACCGTGAGGGGTACGCGGCGCTGAAGCTCCGGCCCCGGATGCTGGTCGACGTCTCGCAGATCGACACCTCGACGACCGTGCTCGGCGTGCCGCTCGCCTTCCCCGTCGGGGTGGCGCCCTGCGCGCTGCACGGCCTCGTGCACCCGGACGCCGAGGTCGCCACCGCCCGCGCCGCCGCGTCGGTGGGCAGCCTGATGACGCTCTCGACCATGAGCCACCGCACCATTGAAGAAGTGTTCGGCGCCGCGCCCGAGCGGTGCTGGTTTCAGCTCTACCTCTACAAGGACCGCGAGGTCAGCCGCGCCCTGATCGCCCGCGCCGAGGCCGCCGGCGCCCGCGCGCTCGTGCTCACGGTGGACGCCCCGCACCTCGGGCGCCGCGAGGCGATTATTCGTACGCCGGTGCATATCGAGCCCGGCACCGTGCTGCCCAATATCGGGCCGCGCACCCCGGGGAGAGAGCACCTCGACGATCTCGCCTACTTTGACACGCTGCTCGATCCCAGCCTGTCCTGGCGCGACCTCGCCTGGCTGCGGGAACAGACCCGGCTGCCGGTCATCCTCAAGGGGCTGCTCACTGCCGAGGACGCCGCCCTCGCCGCCGAGCACGGCTGCCACGTCTGGGCGAGCAACCACGGCGGGCGGCAGCTCGACACCGCCGTGACCGCCCTCGAAGCGCTGCCCGAGATGGTGGAGGCGGTCGCGGGAAGGGCCGAGGTCTACCTCGACGGCGGCATCTCCCGGGGGACCGACGTGATCAAGTGCCTCGCGCTCGGCGCCCGGGCGGTGTTCGTCGCCCGCCCGGTCCTGTACGGCCTCGCGCTGGCCGGGGAAGCTGGCGTGCGGCGCACGCTCGAGCTGCTGCGCGACGAAGTGCGGCTGGGGATGGCCCTGTGCGGCAAGACGCGGGTGGGCGAGCTGGGGCCAGAGCTGATCCGGCGCTCCCAATAG